aaatattgaacactgcaaaatgtgcaggagcCCTGGACATCATTTGTTAGACATCCATTAAAGAAATcttgtgaaagaaagaaataatttgtacattttaataattactCAAGTTAAgttttatgttttacatttttttaaattatgaacaTGAAACAGCCTCAATGATTTGAGTCTTTAGGTGTCTGTAAATGAGAGCATTTAGAAAGATGTTACATGTAAAGCAGATCTTcattcctcttctctcctctcaggTATTATATAAAGTTAGCAAAGCTAGAGGACAAGCTCCTCCCTCACTACCCCATCAGTAAACCAGCCCAGCACCTGCTGTCCCAGCTCCTCACGCTGGTTCTCCACAGGCCCTGAGAACAACTCTGTTCCATCCGCAGCTTCGGTTTCTCACACTGCACTCGCCCCAGCACACTTCAAATGCACAGAAGCTCTCACAACAAACTGATCCGTACACCGAGGTGAAGAAAGTATGTGCTGGTGTAAAACactcacagtcacacacagggctgtaatattttataaaatgctaACATTTCATGTTATTTCAGTGCAGAAGTCAGATGAGTGTAGTTTTCGTTTCTTGGCCGGTTGCAAAGCACCGAATGCATACTAAAGAATGGCATGCTTCGATTTGTATGAGCCTATGTGTTTGACTGTGAGAGAGTATACCGAGATCAGCGACTGGCTGTTTAAGTGCCCTAAGTGTTGAATCCAATGCCCAATCTGTTCTGTGCATCCTGTGTCTTACCGAGTGGGAGTCTGACAGACTTTCTCCCTACCTCCACACCAGGCCTTCTCCTTTTCTGGAACGTACCTGAAGAAAAGAATTGTTTATGGTGGAATGGctgtttttatagatttttttggaatgagtaaaaaaacattcaggaaATGTACAATTTTGGTTCTGCTGTGAGGTTGGGATACAACTAGATGCTTTGCTGCTGCTCACATTCGCTGTCATTTTCCACTCCACCACTGCAGTGAAAGGATTTAGTATAACAGTGATCTTTAATtgcagaaaaatgcagaaataatgtCAGCATTGTCAGCAATGTCAGCAACTTGTTACACAGTCATTTAAATGTCCAGACTCACTGGTACAAGGTTTCACAATTTATTCGTGTGTCCTTTCTGAGTATGTACTTTCCAATTCAGGAATTCAATGTACCTGTCAACCTTAAAAATGTGTTACTCCTTCTTGctgattaaaacacacattcttCTTTACGCGCCTATAATGATGGGTATTATTATATGTTGTGGTTGCTGAGTTTTTTGCCAAAACTATTATTCAATAGAAATACAATATGTAGTAGTAATAATGATGTTTAGAATATCTTTAAATGGCATTTTGACTACTGAGAATATACTTTTTACCAGTATATATACTATTACAACTGTATCTAAAATCAATTACAGATAGGAGTGTGGTTTCTTTATATGTTAATTCGGTTACGGGCCACCACtggaaccagggtcttctggttcataggcgagtgtgtttcccactaggctactaccaccccctatcACCCCCTTATTACATCATTACGCATGTAAAGTGTATCATAGCTGTGTCATAAGTGTATCATTGATGTTTGATTAGGCAGGGTTGAAAATATTCAGCTGACAGTCTAGGTCATGGTAATAAATGGCTACACTTGACCGACGTGAACCccagtgtaattttttttttgtaatttagggtggtagtaacctagtgggtactcgcctatgaaccagaagacccaggttcaaaccccactttctaccattgtgtccctgagcaagacacttaaccctgagttgctccagggcgggactgtccctgtaactactgattgtaagtcgctctggataagggcgtctgataaatgctgtaaatgtacatgtaattgCCATGggcatgtaaaaataataattatcattattaacgCCAGCCTGCTTGAGCCCCATGTACGTGAACTCCGGCAGAAGGGCGTTTCACGTTGTGCAGCAAGACGGAACGATTTAACGCAGGGCTGTCGGGTCCGGCGGAGCGTTCTCGGCGTCGGACCGGGTGAAGCGTGTGCTTGTCCCAGTCCGCGGCGTGAGTATCACCACACTTACTTTCTCAATAACGTGGCTTTTTTATGTCTACGCGGTTAACTCTTGCATgaagatataataataataataataacaacaactcGTGATCCTACGCACCGCGCGTGCTTCTTTCGGGAGTTCGATATTAGAGCTTGTTAGAAATAGATCGACTGCAGTAACCTTCGTTGAAGGGTCGCTGAAACGTACAACGCGTTCTTGTTGGCAGGTGCAGATTTTGCCATCCACGGCGACAGGATGCTGAGACTCGCGTCACGACAGGTATGAGAGTGGCGCTGCGTCCCAACGCGCGAAAGTGGGACCTCGTTCTGCgaacttttatgtctttaaaaaGGCGGGACTGAGGACGTGTGTACGTTCCATCGACATCTTGACCAAATCCCAACCTGGCACATGAATGTATAGTCCACGTTTCTCCAATGGAGACAATATGATCTTAAAACCACGAATTTACTTGTCTGAAAGTTaagtcagggtggtagtagcctagtgggtaagacacagaagacccaggttcaaatcccacttactaccattgtgtccctgagcaagacacttaaccctaagttgctccagggagactgtccctgtaactactgattgtaagttgctctggataagggcgtctgataaatgctgtaaatgtaagtcatggcaactggactttctttctttagtgcagagacgtttcattctgcatcaatACACTAAAGAAAGTCATggcaagtccagttgccatcactctactttcagacaaattcacctggatgactggaTCACACAGACATGAATTTACGTCCATATCCGCAGCCACAGTCCTACACAATTTTGCATTGAGAGAATTTCAAGCCGTTGTTCAGAGAGTCTGCAATAAGATATTTTACCTTGTGATAGATATTTCAACAGATAGTGAGACACACAACAACGGATGCTACCTTAATACTGGAGAGATGTAAGTCCTTACTGACAAATTGATTTTTCTTGCTATACTACTACACTAACTAAAATCATCACTATGTCTTGCCTGTCCCCGTTGTCTATCAGGTAGTTAATTTTATATGCTTTTTGTAAATGGTTCTCCTTTCCCCTAGCCATTAACAGGGTCCAGCTTCTAGGTCGTGTGGGGCAGGACCCTCTCATGCGACAGGTGGAGGGCAGGAATCCCGTCACCATCTTTTCTATTGCAACAAATGAGATGTGGCGTTCTGGTGAAGGCGAGAGTGTGCAAACAGGCAAGTGTTCAAAAGTCTCATCTGTTGTCTGTATCTGGCATGATACATTTAACATACAGATGATTGTGTATTAACAAGTATCATAAATGCCCTGTCCTGATAggattttacaaaaacaaatgtttatcTTTGAAGAAAATGGTTAATGGTAGTTTTGCAAAGATAGTCACTACCTGTACTGCAacatatgcattttaaatagtCAGTCACAGCCATGAACAAGCttacaggtgaagtgaataccATATCACTTTTCAAGTGGTGGATatccagtacaggccaaaagtttggacgcaccttctcattcaatgtgtttttttttttttttttcattaccatttacattggtagattctcactgaaggcatcaaaactatgaatgagcacatgtggagttatgtacttaacaaaaaaaggtgaaataactgaaaacatgttttatattctagtttctttgctctgattgctgctttgtactctcttggcattctctcgatgagcttcaagaggtcgtcacctgaaatggttttccaacagtcttgaaggagttcccagaggtgttgagcacttgttggcccctttgccttgactctgcggtccagctcaccccaaaccatctcgattgggttcagctcaggtgactgtggagaccaggtctccactttttgttaagtacataactccacatgtgttcacagttttgatgcctacaGTGAGAATCTACAGAAAGGACTGGTAATTATAGACATTTAAAGAATAATTCTGGTTGCAGTGCTG
The Denticeps clupeoides chromosome 15, fDenClu1.1, whole genome shotgun sequence DNA segment above includes these coding regions:
- the ssbp1 gene encoding single-stranded DNA-binding protein, mitochondrial, whose translation is MLRLASRQIFQQIVRHTTTDATLILERSINRVQLLGRVGQDPLMRQVEGRNPVTIFSIATNEMWRSGEGESVQTGDVSQKTTWHRVSVFKPGLRDVAYQYVKKGSRLLVEGKLDYGEYVDKNNVRRQATTIIADNIVFLSDNIRDKA